The sequence TGGTGGCGATCGCGGTGGTGCTTCCGCTGTTGAGCGGGGCGTTCATCTATGGAGTCTGGCGGCTGGGACAGGACACGGTGTACGCGGGCCCGCGGCTGGCGGTGGTTCAGGAGGATTTTCCGCTGACCGTCAACGGCGAGAGTCCCAGCCTGGGCAAGTCGCTTTCGGCGCATCTGAAGATTTCGCGTGAAGCGGCAGGGCAGGGCCCGGCGATGATCGTGTGGCCGGAGACGTCGATCGGCATCTCGCTGAATCCGGAATACCGTACGCATCCGACGGAGGACGAGGACCTGCGGGACGTTCAGGGGCTCAGCCAGCAGGTGTACGACGTGCTGAGCGAGCACGCCCGCGAGGCGCAGGCCCATCTGATCGTGGGCGCGATCAGCAAGGAGTTCAACACGCCCGGCACGTATCCGGAGGTCAACAAGTACAACTCGGCCCTGGTCTTCGCGCCGGACGGCGAACTGGCGGATCGCTACGACAAGATTCACCTGGTGCTGTTCGGGGAGTTCGTGCCGTTTCGGTACAGCGTTCCGCCGCTGTACCGGTTCCTCAACGAGAACATGACGCCGTACGGCCAGGGCGGGTATGAGTACAGTCTGACGCACGGGCAGGAGGTCAAGCGGTTTGAGCTGACAGCGGGCGGCGAGAGCTATCGCTACGGGGTGGCGATCTGCTACGAGGACGCGATGGCGTACCTGATCCGGCGGTTTGTCAGTCCGGAGAACGACCGCAAACAGATCGACTTTCTCATCAACATCAGCAACGACGGGTGGTTCAACCACAGCGCGGAGTTGCCGCAGCACTTGCAGATTTGCGCCTTTCGGGCGGTTGAGAACCGTGTGGGCATCGCCAGGTCGGTCAACACGGGGATCAGCGGGTTCATCGACCCGACGGGCCGGATCGATGAGGTGGTGGGCAACGGGGCGTACGGGCGGGGCACGCGCGGATCGGTGGTCCGGGCGATCAAGCTGGACAAGCGGGTTTCTTTTTACAGCCGATACGGCGACTGGTTTGCTATAATCTGCCTGGCGGTGACGGCGGCGGCGGCGGTCAAGGCCGACGCCGCATTCGGGAGAGTTTTGGGTCGAAGGACAACCACAACGCCATGAAACGTCACGGACGATGGTTCATCTGCCTGCTGGTCGGACTGGCGGCGGGATGTGCGCAGGTTCGGCCGCTTGGACCGGTGAATCCCGATCAACTGGCGGTTCGGGCGCGGCTGACTCTGGTCAACGCGATGGACGACCCGTCGCCGTTGATTCGGGCCCATGCGATCGAGGCGTTGGGCGAGGCGGGCCAGAGTTCGTCGGTGCAGTACGTCCTCATGGGATTGAGCGACAAGTATTGGGGCGTACGGTTTGCCGCGTGCATGGCTGTGCTTCGGATGCGGTATGAGCCGGCCAAGGGGTTGCTGGTCGAGAAGACGCGCGACCCGAACCGGTCGGTTCAGGCGGCGGCGGCTGGGGCATTGCACGTGTTGGGCGATCAGCAGTACACGAGCATTCTGGGCGATACGCTGTTCGACAAGGACCCGGTGGTGCGGCGCAACACGGCGATGGTGCTCGGGCGGATGGGCGAGCCGGCGGCCAACAAGCTCCTGAAGCGGGCGCGGCTCCGCGACAAGGACCTGTCGGTCAAGCTCCAGGTGCTCGAGGCGATGACGGTTCTTGGCGATCGGCGGTCGCAGCGCCTGATGCTCAACTACTGCCGCAGCGGATACGACGATGAGATCGCGCTGGCGGTGCTGGCCCTGGGCCAGGCCAACTGCCAGGAGGCCAGGGAGCAGATCGTCTACGTGTTTGAGGATTCGAGCCGTTCCGGTCGTCTGGGGATGCGGCTGCTGTCGGCCCGCGCGTTGGCCATGCTGGGCGATGAGCGAGGTCGCGAGGATGCCCGCGGCGCCCTTGGCTATCGCCGCAGTACCAGTGCGACAGTATCAGCACAGCAAATACGGCATCTGGCCGCGCTGGCACTGGCCGCGATGCCCGATCCGGACGATCTGCCGTACCTTGGGCCGTTACTGGACGATCCGGATCCTGATGTTCGGATCGCCGGCGCGCTGGCGATCCTGAAATCGGCGGGAAAAACGGCGGCGGCGGCGTCGCCCGCGCCTAGAATTTGACACAGCGGCAGTGTACCCGCGTTTGATGTCCGACCCGACGAGTTTCGTATTGAATCGTCGATCCAACAGCAGTAATGTAGGTATATAAAGACACGCAACCCCCGAGGGCTAAAGATGCGCATGACCAACCTTCGCCTTCCCGGTTCCGCCCTTGTTCTGGCCGTGGTTGTGTGGCTGGGCGCCGTTCCCAGCCTGGCCGCTGAGCGATCCAGCTATTTCGACCCGGCGCGGCACATGGGGCTGGACAAGGTCAAACGCGGGATGAAGGGCTACGGCCTGACCGTGTTCGCGGAGAACAAGATCGAGCGGTTCGACGTGGAGATCGTGGACGTGGTCCACAACTTCGGGCCGAAGTTTGACGTGATCCTGGTCAAACTCCGCGGGCACGAGTTGGAGCGGACGGGCGTGATCTCGGGCATGAGCGGATCGCCGGTCTATCTGACCGACCCGGAGGACGGGAACGACAAACTGATCGGGGCGATCGCCTATGGCTGGGAGTTCAACGCGCCCGGTCCGCCGATCGGCGGGGTTCAGCCGATCGAGCACATGCTGGACGTGGACGTGTCGGCCAAGCCGAGCGGTCAGCAGGTGGTTTCGACGCATCGGCCCGGCGTGTTGACGCGGCAGTTGCTCAGCCGTCTGCCCGGAACGAGCCTGATGACCGATGAGGGCCGTCAGGGCCGGTTTGCGATGGCGGGTCTGATCGATTTGACCGACGCGCAGACGCCGGCGGCGGGCGGTTTGTCGAAGGCCGCTTCGTCATTCAACCCGGGTCTGGTTCCTCTGGCGACGCCGCTGAGCGCGGCTGGGCTGGACCGCGGGTTGTTTGCGGCGCTGGCGGAGAGTCTGGGCGGCTACAACATGCTGGCGGTGGCGGCGGGCGGCGCCGGATCGGCGCCGCAAGGCGCGCCGAAGATGGAGCCGGCGGGCGTGCTCGGCATTCCGTTCGTTCAGGGCGACCTGGCGCTGGACGGGATCGGCACGATCACCGAGGTCATCGGCGATAAGGTCTGGGCGTTCGGGCATTCGATGTTCGAGCAGGGCGAAATCGAGATGCCGATCTCCGGCGGCTACATCCACAGCATCATTCCGAACCAGATGTCGTCGTTCAAGTTCGGTTCGTGCGGCGAGCCGATCGGCACGCTGCGCAGCGACGAGCGGGCGGCGGTGCTCGGCGTGGTCGGCAAGAGCCCGAAGATGATCGACCTGTCGGTCCGCGTGGATCTGGACGGGGCCGTTCGCGAGTACAACTACCAGTTGGCCACGCATCACGAGTTTCTGCCGATGCTGACGTTGATCTGCGCGGCGAACTCGATCATGGCCCACCACAACCTGCCCGAGCTGCACACGGTGGAGTACAAGGGCTCGGTGGCGTTCGACGGTCTGGGCCGCATCGAAGTCGGCAGCGTCAGC comes from Phycisphaerae bacterium and encodes:
- the lnt gene encoding apolipoprotein N-acyltransferase; amino-acid sequence: MKAAAQGKSRLAKAWTAVLTWQNAVYLGLALTSVLLYSAAYPPVELSGLAWAALTPWLMVVFICPPGRQVIISAIAGMAFFFLNVWWIAPVTIPGYITMSIYLGLYWALAGWVIHRLVRVNHWPAFVAVPVVWAGLEYLRAWMVTGFPWFFLGHSQVRNLAIIQVADLVGAYGVTFLVAMVNGFFAELIYQVYSGGWRTRRGVVAIAVVLPLLSGAFIYGVWRLGQDTVYAGPRLAVVQEDFPLTVNGESPSLGKSLSAHLKISREAAGQGPAMIVWPETSIGISLNPEYRTHPTEDEDLRDVQGLSQQVYDVLSEHAREAQAHLIVGAISKEFNTPGTYPEVNKYNSALVFAPDGELADRYDKIHLVLFGEFVPFRYSVPPLYRFLNENMTPYGQGGYEYSLTHGQEVKRFELTAGGESYRYGVAICYEDAMAYLIRRFVSPENDRKQIDFLINISNDGWFNHSAELPQHLQICAFRAVENRVGIARSVNTGISGFIDPTGRIDEVVGNGAYGRGTRGSVVRAIKLDKRVSFYSRYGDWFAIICLAVTAAAAVKADAAFGRVLGRRTTTTP
- a CDS encoding HEAT repeat domain-containing protein; the encoded protein is MKRHGRWFICLLVGLAAGCAQVRPLGPVNPDQLAVRARLTLVNAMDDPSPLIRAHAIEALGEAGQSSSVQYVLMGLSDKYWGVRFAACMAVLRMRYEPAKGLLVEKTRDPNRSVQAAAAGALHVLGDQQYTSILGDTLFDKDPVVRRNTAMVLGRMGEPAANKLLKRARLRDKDLSVKLQVLEAMTVLGDRRSQRLMLNYCRSGYDDEIALAVLALGQANCQEAREQIVYVFEDSSRSGRLGMRLLSARALAMLGDERGREDARGALGYRRSTSATVSAQQIRHLAALALAAMPDPDDLPYLGPLLDDPDPDVRIAGALAILKSAGKTAAAASPAPRI